One region of Planctomycetia bacterium genomic DNA includes:
- a CDS encoding FAD-dependent oxidoreductase, whose product MDPEQKRIEEDLRGIVAGEVLCDDASRALYASDASLFEVRPLAIVRPRSAEDVAATVAWAAGRGIAVHPRGAGSSVCGGALGPGLVIDMSRFMRRIVSTADDTIRVQSGVVAAQLEEHLGRLGRTFGPDPSNPGVTTIGGMIGRNSSGSRFLRHGAVRDRIVTLEAVLADGSIVELGATAVAPPRSPLGGPGAGIAPLPEPARHEPLAAGVAAIVTAARDTITRFQPAARMSHGGYRLDDLLATASADNAPSIDLARLCCGAEGTLAIVTEATLRTVPADGASAVALVLFDSLARAAEAAVRLRPLGPSACDIFDRRHLALARGTKPAFDLLIPPVAEAGLLVEFTSDAPRACNARLDEAMKMMQQGRHPCLDIRRAEDAVDAAFFWELSRNVVSTLHGVRAMVRPVPFIEDIVVPPAALPDFLGRLQGVLNRRQFTAMLFGHAAHGQLHVRPYADPRAAGERDRLETLAGDVYAEVVAVGGTIGGEQGLGLSRTPFFGRLFPELAAVQAEVKRLFDPAGILNPGRVVAASDPVTSAAPFRPALPAVPAPDVGGPAPSDSAPTAAVLPALLVWPGAGLNAELDACNGCGGCRATSAATRMCPRYRHAPAEEASPRAKANLLAAAVAGRLDGSQLSAESLRAIADTCFNCHQCRSGCPAGVDIPALVMELKGANFAANSGPLHTWLLSRVDALSALGGAVRPLANRAIASPQFRWLLEKTMGIARGRKLPEFSGGQFLRWAQRRGITRPSRRSGPRVLYFLDTYARRHDPLLAQAFVSVLERNGIGVFVDPRQVAAGMPLVSEGDLDAARRVARRNMRVLAEAVRLGYRIVSTEPAAVTCITHDYPRLLDDDEAARVAAATCDAATFLWELHREGRLRLDLRPVPTRILYHAPCHARSGGVAVPAEHLLRLIPGLVLSADDHGCSGMAGTFGLSRDHYRASLRVGLDLISAMRGGGIEAGATECSACRIQMEQGTTKPVVHPVKLLAKAYGLLPGPAPRGLDQILNATSGPLTTS is encoded by the coding sequence ATGGATCCAGAGCAGAAGCGGATCGAGGAGGACCTGCGCGGGATCGTCGCCGGCGAGGTGCTGTGCGACGACGCCAGCCGCGCCCTGTATGCCTCCGATGCCAGCCTGTTCGAGGTCCGGCCGCTGGCGATCGTCCGTCCCCGGTCCGCCGAGGATGTCGCCGCCACGGTGGCCTGGGCGGCCGGCCGCGGCATCGCCGTACATCCCCGTGGCGCCGGCTCGAGCGTCTGCGGCGGGGCACTCGGCCCCGGACTGGTCATCGACATGAGCCGATTCATGCGCCGGATCGTGTCGACTGCCGACGACACGATCCGCGTGCAGAGCGGCGTGGTGGCCGCCCAGCTCGAGGAGCACCTCGGCCGCCTCGGCCGGACCTTCGGCCCCGATCCGTCGAATCCCGGCGTGACCACGATCGGCGGGATGATCGGTCGCAACTCGTCCGGTAGCCGCTTCCTCCGCCACGGGGCGGTCCGCGACCGGATCGTCACGCTGGAGGCGGTCCTCGCCGACGGCTCGATCGTCGAACTCGGGGCCACGGCCGTCGCCCCGCCACGCTCCCCCCTGGGCGGCCCCGGCGCGGGCATCGCGCCGCTGCCGGAACCGGCGCGGCACGAGCCGCTGGCCGCCGGCGTGGCGGCGATCGTGACCGCGGCCCGCGACACGATCACCCGGTTCCAGCCGGCGGCCCGGATGTCGCACGGCGGGTATCGGCTCGACGACCTGCTGGCGACGGCCAGCGCCGACAACGCCCCCTCCATCGACCTCGCCCGCCTCTGCTGCGGGGCGGAGGGGACGCTGGCGATCGTCACCGAGGCCACGCTGCGGACCGTGCCCGCCGACGGCGCCAGCGCCGTGGCCCTCGTCCTCTTCGACTCGCTCGCCAGGGCCGCGGAGGCCGCCGTCCGCCTGCGGCCGCTCGGGCCGAGCGCCTGCGACATCTTCGACCGCCGCCACCTGGCGCTGGCCCGGGGCACAAAGCCGGCCTTCGACCTGCTCATCCCGCCGGTCGCGGAGGCCGGCCTGCTCGTCGAGTTCACCAGCGACGCCCCTCGGGCCTGCAACGCCCGGCTCGACGAGGCGATGAAGATGATGCAGCAGGGACGCCACCCCTGCCTCGACATCCGCCGTGCCGAGGACGCGGTCGACGCCGCCTTCTTCTGGGAGTTGTCGCGGAACGTCGTCTCGACGCTCCACGGCGTGCGGGCCATGGTGCGGCCGGTGCCGTTCATCGAGGACATCGTGGTGCCGCCGGCCGCGCTGCCCGACTTCCTCGGTCGACTTCAGGGGGTGCTCAACCGCCGCCAGTTCACCGCCATGCTCTTCGGCCATGCCGCGCACGGCCAACTCCACGTCCGGCCGTATGCCGACCCGCGGGCGGCGGGGGAGCGCGACCGGCTGGAGACGCTCGCCGGCGACGTGTATGCCGAGGTGGTCGCCGTCGGCGGCACGATCGGCGGCGAGCAAGGGCTCGGCCTGTCGCGGACGCCCTTCTTCGGCCGACTGTTTCCCGAACTCGCCGCCGTTCAGGCGGAGGTCAAGCGGCTCTTCGATCCCGCCGGCATCCTCAACCCCGGCCGCGTGGTGGCGGCGTCCGACCCGGTCACCTCGGCAGCGCCGTTTCGGCCCGCGCTCCCCGCGGTCCCGGCCCCCGACGTCGGCGGGCCGGCGCCCTCCGATTCCGCGCCGACCGCGGCCGTGCTGCCGGCGCTGCTGGTCTGGCCGGGCGCCGGCTTGAACGCGGAACTCGACGCCTGCAACGGTTGCGGTGGCTGCCGGGCGACGTCGGCCGCGACGCGGATGTGCCCGCGGTATCGACACGCCCCCGCGGAGGAAGCCTCTCCCCGTGCCAAGGCGAACCTGCTCGCCGCGGCTGTGGCGGGGCGGCTCGACGGCAGCCAACTCTCCGCGGAATCGCTGCGGGCCATCGCCGACACATGCTTCAACTGCCATCAGTGTCGCAGCGGCTGCCCGGCGGGCGTGGACATTCCGGCGCTGGTGATGGAACTGAAGGGGGCGAACTTCGCAGCCAACAGCGGCCCGCTCCACACCTGGCTCCTGTCGCGGGTCGATGCCCTGTCGGCCCTCGGCGGCGCGGTGCGGCCGCTGGCGAACCGGGCGATCGCGAGCCCGCAGTTCCGTTGGCTCTTGGAAAAGACGATGGGCATCGCCCGGGGGCGGAAGCTGCCCGAGTTCAGTGGCGGCCAGTTCCTGCGCTGGGCGCAGCGCCGAGGGATCACGCGGCCGTCGCGGCGCAGCGGGCCGCGGGTGCTGTACTTCCTCGACACGTATGCCCGCCGGCACGACCCGCTCCTCGCTCAAGCCTTCGTGTCGGTGCTGGAGCGGAACGGCATCGGCGTGTTCGTCGACCCGCGGCAGGTGGCGGCGGGGATGCCGCTCGTCTCCGAGGGGGATCTCGATGCGGCCCGCCGGGTCGCCCGGCGGAACATGCGCGTGCTGGCCGAGGCCGTCCGGCTCGGCTACCGGATCGTGTCGACGGAGCCGGCGGCGGTGACCTGCATCACGCACGACTATCCCCGGCTTCTCGACGACGACGAGGCCGCCCGCGTCGCTGCCGCGACCTGCGATGCGGCGACCTTCCTCTGGGAGCTGCACCGCGAGGGGCGGCTGCGGCTCGACCTCCGGCCCGTCCCCACCCGGATCCTGTACCACGCCCCCTGTCATGCCCGCAGCGGCGGCGTGGCGGTGCCGGCCGAGCACCTGCTCCGGCTCATTCCCGGGCTGGTGCTGAGCGCCGACGATCACGGCTGCTCGGGGATGGCCGGGACGTTCGGCCTCTCCCGGGACCACTACCGGGCCAGCCTCCGGGTGGGCCTGGACCTGATCTCGGCGATGCGCGGCGGCGGAATCGAGGCGGGTGCTACCGAGTGCAGCGCCTGCCGGATACAAATGGAGCAGGGCACGACCAAGCCGGTGGTGCATCCGGTGAAGTTGCTGGCCAAGGCCTACGGCCTGTTGCCGGGGCCCGCCCCGCGCGGGCTGGACCAGATCCTCAACGCCACCAGCGGGCCGCTGACGACGTCCTGA